The proteins below are encoded in one region of Prevotella melaninogenica ATCC 25845:
- the rpsI gene encoding 30S ribosomal protein S9, translating to MEVINAIGRRKSAVARVYLSEGTGKITINKKDLTEFFPSAILQYVVKQPLQLLGVEGQYDIKANLDGGGFTGQSQALRLAIARALVKVNAEDKKALKDQGFLTRDSRTVERKKPGQPKARAHFQFSKR from the coding sequence ATGGAAGTAATTAATGCAATTGGTCGCCGTAAGAGCGCTGTAGCGCGTGTTTACCTCTCAGAGGGCACCGGTAAGATCACAATCAACAAGAAAGATTTAACTGAATTCTTCCCATCAGCTATCCTGCAGTACGTGGTTAAGCAGCCACTGCAGTTGCTCGGTGTAGAAGGTCAGTATGACATTAAGGCCAACCTCGATGGTGGTGGCTTTACTGGTCAGAGCCAGGCACTGCGTCTTGCTATCGCTCGTGCATTGGTTAAGGTTAACGCTGAAGATAAGAAAGCACTTAAGGACCAGGGATTCCTGACACGCGACAGCCGTACTGTTGAGCGTAAGAAGCCAGGTCAGCCAAAGGCTCGTGCTCACTTCCAGTTCAGTAAGCGTTAA
- the rplM gene encoding 50S ribosomal protein L13, protein MDTLSYKTISVNKETAKKEWVVIDASDQVVGRLCSKVAKLLRGKYKPTFTPHVDCGDNVIIINAAKVVFSGKKETDKVYTRYTGYPGGQRFNTPAQLRTRKNGIDKMIRHAVKGMLPKGPLGRHLLDNLYVIEGTELNGLEAQKPKAIDINQYK, encoded by the coding sequence ATGGACACTTTAAGTTACAAGACTATTTCCGTAAACAAGGAAACAGCTAAGAAAGAGTGGGTCGTTATTGACGCGAGCGATCAGGTTGTAGGTCGCCTTTGCTCTAAAGTAGCTAAGCTTCTTCGCGGAAAGTACAAGCCAACTTTCACCCCACACGTAGATTGTGGTGACAACGTAATCATTATCAATGCAGCTAAGGTTGTATTCTCTGGTAAGAAGGAGACTGATAAGGTTTACACACGTTATACTGGTTACCCTGGTGGTCAGCGTTTCAACACACCTGCACAGCTTCGTACTCGTAAGAACGGTATTGACAAGATGATTCGTCATGCTGTTAAGGGTATGTTACCAAAGGGTCCTTTAGGTCGTCATCTGTTGGATAACCTCTATGTTATCGAAGGTACAGAGCTCAACGGTCTCGAGGCACAGAAGCCAAAGGCAATTGATATTAACCAGTATAAATAA
- a CDS encoding lactonase family protein: MNFKSILLGAALAVSPVFGFADSNIKMVVGTYTDAGSQGLYSFSFDQSTGKASGITSLKVDNPSYFTFSKDGRNIYAVSEKNNATAVLNSIGYDPVNGTFAFKNSQLTHGGDPCYVSTDGKIALTANYSGGTISVFPILKNGTLDKSLLQLGSVKSGPNRSRQNTPHAHCAIFAPDGYILTTDFSGDRILCFSYNKRDKKLEDHGIAANVKPGSGPRHLVFSPNGRYAYLMNELSGKVIVYSYSDGKLKELQSIAADNANARGGADIHVSPDGMFVYTSTRLKGDGITIFRVGNKGTLTRVGAQLTGKHPRNFAITPNGNFLLVACRDDNSIQVYSRDKDTGLLKNTHQDIVLSHPVCVKFYPE; the protein is encoded by the coding sequence ATGAATTTTAAATCTATTTTATTAGGTGCGGCTTTGGCCGTTAGTCCTGTGTTCGGTTTTGCCGACAGTAATATCAAGATGGTTGTCGGAACCTATACTGATGCTGGCAGTCAGGGGTTGTATTCATTCTCTTTCGACCAGTCTACTGGTAAGGCATCGGGTATCACTTCGTTAAAGGTTGACAATCCTTCTTATTTTACTTTCAGCAAGGATGGTCGTAATATCTATGCTGTTAGCGAGAAGAATAATGCGACAGCTGTTCTTAATAGCATTGGTTACGACCCTGTAAACGGTACTTTCGCTTTTAAAAACTCACAGCTAACGCATGGTGGCGATCCTTGTTATGTGTCTACAGATGGCAAGATTGCACTTACTGCTAACTACTCTGGGGGTACTATCTCTGTCTTCCCAATTCTTAAGAATGGAACACTCGATAAGTCTTTGTTGCAGTTGGGTAGTGTGAAGAGTGGTCCTAACCGTTCACGTCAGAACACACCTCATGCACATTGTGCTATCTTTGCGCCTGATGGTTATATCCTTACAACCGACTTTAGTGGCGACCGTATTCTTTGTTTCTCTTATAACAAGCGTGATAAGAAGTTAGAGGATCATGGTATTGCGGCTAATGTAAAACCAGGTTCTGGTCCACGTCATCTTGTTTTCTCTCCTAATGGTAGATATGCTTACCTTATGAACGAGTTGTCTGGTAAGGTGATTGTTTATAGTTATAGTGACGGTAAGTTAAAGGAACTTCAGTCTATCGCTGCTGATAACGCTAACGCACGTGGGGGTGCTGATATCCATGTCAGTCCTGATGGTATGTTTGTTTATACAAGCACACGTCTGAAGGGTGATGGTATCACTATCTTCCGTGTAGGCAATAAGGGTACCTTGACTCGTGTGGGTGCGCAACTTACTGGTAAACATCCACGCAACTTTGCTATCACCCCAAATGGCAACTTCCTGCTCGTTGCTTGTCGTGATGATAACTCTATACAGGTTTACTCACGTGATAAGGATACGGGCTTGCTTAAGAATACTCATCAGGATATTGTCCTCAGCCACCCTGTTTGCGTGAAGTTCTATCCGGAATAA